One Ostrea edulis chromosome 2, xbOstEdul1.1, whole genome shotgun sequence genomic region harbors:
- the LOC125680326 gene encoding uncharacterized protein LOC125680326 — MNGGMFSWSACKSLFIVLLLEYLKMNECEDLETSAPQALVFGGNGFMGIPTVEKLLIGGYHVTIVNRGNWYWDSDVRIKPRVSHVTCDRYKSLSHCKNMEALHNFKFDVVIDFSAYERFQVQDVFKIFQDRIGLYILISSDSVYEVCNKSYDGYSREIDAVRPRNVLQREEYAKKDNYGHRKLLCEEELQFQNMKWGVPFLSLRLPDVIGPRDNTYRWWIYQLQIRLHAHLSNEVRIPKSVCHQPLSLVHSDDVADLIVHICSQSPEKFAHGKAYNLAFKENPTLFELLEAIKSELNMRDVPIICAAESMPELYPTVTLGPVDTSSAEQELSWNPTTLSEAVKDNVNFYESAARNPEFKKELASALDFTKSSMPMTDGYGDKLYKAFNKEYRTMDSTMKDEL, encoded by the coding sequence ATGAACGGCGGTATGTTTAGCTGGTCAGCATGCAAATCTCTATTCATTGTGTTGTTGTTGGAGTACTTAAAAATGAACGAGTGTGAAGATTTGGAGACGAGTGCACCACAGGCTCTGGTTTTTGGTGGCAATGGGTtcatgggaattccgacagtGGAGAAGCTTCTCATTGGAGGTTACCATGTGACCATCGTTAACAGGGGAAACTGGTACTGGGATTCTGATGTTAGAATCAAGCCACGTGTAAGTCACGTGACTTGTGATCGGTACAAGTCCCTATCGCACTGCAAAAATATGGAAGCTTTGCATAATTTTAAATTCGACGTGGTGATTGATTTTAGTGCCTATGAAAGATTTCAAGTTCAAGACGTCTTTAAAATATTCCAGGACAGAATCGGACTGTATATTCTCATAAGTTCAGATTCTGTTTACGAAGTTTGCAACAAAAGCTATGACGGCTATTCGCGTGAAATTGATGCTGTGAGACCACGAAATGTTCTTCAGCGCGAGGAGTACGCGAAAAAAGACAACTATGGCCATAGAAAACTTTTATGTGAGGAGGAACTTCAATTTCAGAATATGAAATGGGGAGTGCCATTCCTATCTCTTAGATTACCGGACGTAATAGGACCCCGAGACAACACATACCGGTGGTGGATCTATCAGCTACAGATCCGTCTACATGCTCATTTGAGCAATGAAGTGAGAATACCTAAATCTGTATGTCACCAGCCGTTAAGTTTGGTACATTCTGACGACGTAGCTGACTTGATAGTACATATATGTTCGCAAAGCCCGGAAAAGTTTGCTCACGGAAAAGCTTACAATTTAGCTTTCAAGGAAAACCCAACCCTTTTCGAGTTACTTGAGGCAATAAAATCTGAACTGAATATGCGGGATGTTCCTATTATTTGCGCTGCAGAATCGATGCCTGAACTCTACCCAACAGTAACGCTGGGACCAGTGGACACATCTTCCGCAGAGCAGGAACTGAGCTGGAACCCAACAACGCTCAGCGAGGCCGTCAAGGACAATGTCAACTTCTACGAGTCGGCCGCACGCAATCCAGAATTCAAAAAAGAACTGGCCAGCGCGTTAGATTTCACCAAATCATCCATGCCTATGACTGACGGATACGGCGATAAGCTTTACAAAGCTTTTAACAAAGAATATCGGACCATGGACAGTACAATGAAAGACGAACTGTAA